In a single window of the Bufo bufo chromosome 5, aBufBuf1.1, whole genome shotgun sequence genome:
- the LOC121001436 gene encoding forkhead activin signal transducer 3-like — protein MCWLLVIVLLDTGFSIEVEVFTSSGFPLVLGGHLHEKAGGGVTGTYQGSSKVQCHIRSSFTDCEDNSGSMTFTLHPWDSIYMPAPPDFSNMERISPIDSNKNRSPGEEKSLLREPDSRADPKKKEKPPGKKKNYQRYAKPPYSYLAMIALVIQNAPDKRLKLSQILQEISTLFPFFKGNYQGWKDSVRHNLSSNDCFRKVLKDPHKPQAKGNYWMVDVSRIPPDAMKLQNTAVTRQDIYPHDLAPYIIHGHSYRPADFCRPHLPKDAETIRAEPEATAPANSSIPDPAVSFPMILWNLPTSYSKCVAPNVVAPPSIHPLLLYSNFPSISLYNYATPPYTGPSYQDRREAFSSSLQPQLSLPPRPMEIKNASGDFPPNKTVFDIPVYATHTGYMPQSLYREHLAHSAGLPGYMHMGY, from the exons ATGTGTTGGCTCCTTGTTATTGTTCTGCTGGACACaggcttttctatagaagttgagGTGTTTACCAGCAGTGGGTTCCCTCTTGTGCTGGGGGGCCATTTACATGAGAAAGCCGGAGGTGGGGTGACCGGCACTTATCAAGGCTCCTCCAAGGTCCAGTGTCACATCAGATCTAGCTTTACAGACTGTGAGGACAACAGTGGGAGTATGACCTTCACTCTCCATCCATGGGACTCCATCTACATGCCGGCGCCACCCGACTTCTCTAACATGGAACGAATATCGCCGATAGATTCCAACAAGAACAGGAGTCCAGGGGAGGAGAAGAGCCTGCTACGTGAGCCAGACTCCAGAGCCGATCCCAAGAAAAAGGAGAAGCCCCCTGGGAAGAAGAAAAATTACCAGCGATACGCCAAGCCGCCATATTCATACCTGGCCATGATCGCGCTGGTCATACAAAACGCCCCGGACAAGAGGCTCAAGCTCTCCCAG attttacaAGAGATCAGCACCTTATTCCCCTTCTTTAAGGGCAATTACCAAGGGTGGAAAGACTCCGTCAGACACAACCTGTCGTCTAACGACTGCTTCAGGAAG GTTCTAAAAGATCCACACAAACCTCAGGCTAAAGGAAACTATTGGATGGTAGATGTAAGCCGGATACCCCCGGATGCCATGAAGCTGCAGAACACAGCCGTGACCCGGCAGGATATCTACCCCCATGACCTGGCCCCCTACATCATCCATGGACATTCCTACAGGCCTGCAGACTTCTGTCGTCCTCATCTCCCTAAAGATGCTGAAACTATCAGAGCAGAACCTGAGGCCACTGCTCCGGCCAACTCTTCAATTCCGGACCCGGCAGTGTCCTTCCCAATGATCCTATGGAACCTTCCTACATCTTACTCCAAGTGTGTTGCCCCTAATGTTGTGGCCCCCCCCAGCATACACCCGCTTCTGCTTTACTCCAACTTCCCATCGATATCCCTGTATAACTACGCGACACCTCCTTACACTGGTCCCTCTTACCAAGACAGAAGGGAGGCCTTCTCCTCCAGCCTACAACCTCAATTATCCCTCCCCCCGCGGCCTATGGAAATAAAGAATGCTTCGGGTGATTTCCCTCCCAACAAAACAGTGTTTGACATCCCAGTATACGCCACGCACACTGGGTACATGCCCCAGAGTCTATACAGGGAGCACCTGGCACACAGCGCAGGCCTCCCCGGGTACATGCATATGGGCTACTGA